The following proteins come from a genomic window of Rhodothermales bacterium:
- a CDS encoding PAS domain S-box protein translates to MEHLLLNAIGQAVFVVDTRQVISVWNRAAEAVLGWSARAIVGQPLSLVLPDIPGDEFSGLMERGETQTRLRSILAADGTERNVLLTFRPLWRDDGVFAGTAVMVDGDSKYRAIVDTTNEGIWLVDANAKTSFVNARISEMLGYSASELMGRRVSEFIHSEDRSRNESKFSERKRGVKETYDLRFLTKSGDVLWTLVTASPFHDDTGNFAGAIGMLTDISERKQAEDRFQGLVNQLDAIVWEARMDVRTGRTAFTFVSDRVRSLLGYEPEEWVDDAGHWVRAIHEDDRDRVVQSCQLSTSLGQDHALEYRMRTRDGGMIWIRDLVRIVGHSGDETLLTGILVDVTGLHKAKEAAEEVARLKSAILANMSHELRTPLSSIIGFADVLMEETEGELRELASVIRQGGDRLQLTLDSVLALAQLESGALQLEGQSVDVVQLARDLVQLFSRRIAEKGLRVDVVAGAPEIWAHVDEGAVSRILTNLLHNAIKFTDEGHIAVRVGSDEACFQIEVEDTGVGIDAGFLPRIFDEYQQESRGLSRTHEGVGLGLAICQRLVGKMDGSMDVRSTKGEGSTFTVRLPLSVQQPVPEVSLQAG, encoded by the coding sequence ATGGAACATCTCCTGCTGAATGCGATCGGCCAGGCCGTTTTCGTTGTGGATACGCGGCAGGTCATTTCCGTATGGAACCGTGCGGCTGAAGCCGTGCTTGGCTGGTCGGCCCGAGCGATAGTCGGTCAACCGCTGTCACTGGTGCTTCCGGACATTCCCGGGGATGAATTTTCCGGCCTTATGGAGCGGGGAGAAACCCAGACCCGCCTACGGTCCATCCTGGCCGCGGACGGGACTGAGCGGAATGTGCTGCTGACGTTCCGACCCCTGTGGCGGGACGACGGAGTGTTCGCGGGAACGGCCGTGATGGTGGATGGGGACTCGAAGTATCGCGCCATCGTCGACACAACGAACGAGGGCATCTGGCTGGTGGATGCCAACGCGAAGACCAGTTTCGTAAATGCCCGGATTTCCGAAATGCTCGGCTATTCGGCCAGTGAACTCATGGGTCGCCGAGTCAGTGAATTCATCCATTCCGAGGATCGGTCCCGCAATGAATCCAAATTCTCCGAGCGGAAACGGGGCGTCAAGGAAACCTATGACCTTCGTTTCCTGACCAAGTCCGGCGACGTGCTGTGGACGCTGGTCACGGCCAGCCCTTTCCATGATGACACCGGCAATTTTGCGGGTGCCATCGGCATGTTGACCGACATTTCCGAGCGTAAACAGGCCGAGGATCGGTTCCAGGGGCTCGTGAATCAACTTGACGCGATCGTCTGGGAGGCCCGTATGGACGTGCGTACCGGCCGAACGGCGTTCACCTTCGTATCGGACCGGGTTCGCAGCCTTTTGGGATACGAGCCGGAGGAGTGGGTGGACGATGCCGGACACTGGGTCCGCGCAATCCACGAGGACGATCGGGATCGGGTCGTTCAGAGTTGTCAGCTCTCGACCAGCCTTGGCCAGGACCATGCTCTGGAATACCGCATGCGGACGCGGGATGGCGGCATGATCTGGATCCGTGACCTTGTGCGCATTGTGGGTCATTCGGGTGACGAAACCCTCTTGACGGGCATCCTGGTGGACGTAACCGGTCTTCACAAGGCGAAGGAGGCGGCAGAAGAAGTGGCCCGGCTGAAATCAGCCATCCTGGCGAACATGAGCCACGAATTGCGCACGCCGCTGTCCAGCATCATCGGGTTCGCCGACGTACTGATGGAGGAGACCGAGGGTGAACTCCGGGAATTGGCATCGGTCATCCGGCAAGGAGGCGATCGCCTTCAGTTGACACTCGACTCCGTATTGGCCTTGGCGCAATTGGAATCCGGAGCGTTGCAGCTGGAGGGGCAATCCGTGGATGTGGTCCAGCTGGCCCGGGATCTGGTTCAGTTGTTCAGTCGCCGGATTGCCGAAAAAGGGCTCCGCGTCGACGTCGTCGCGGGAGCTCCCGAGATATGGGCCCATGTGGACGAGGGTGCCGTATCGCGGATCCTGACGAATTTGTTGCACAATGCCATCAAGTTCACCGACGAAGGGCACATAGCGGTTCGTGTGGGAAGCGATGAGGCCTGTTTCCAGATCGAGGTCGAGGATACCGGCGTGGGCATTGACGCCGGATTCCTGCCCCGGATTTTCGATGAGTATCAGCAGGAATCGCGTGGCCTTTCCCGCACGCACGAAGGCGTGGGTCTGGGCCTCGCCATCTGTCAGCGCCTCGTCGGAAAGATGGATGGCAGCATGGATGTCCGGAGCACGAAAGGGGAAGGCAGCACGTTTACGGTCCGGCTACCGCTCTCAGTTCAGCAGCCAGTGCCCGAAGTGTCCCTGCAAGCCGGTTGA